Below is a genomic region from Castanea sativa cultivar Marrone di Chiusa Pesio chromosome 2, ASM4071231v1.
AAGTGTAAAGCCAATTTCCATGCTCCTTTCCGCTAATATCGCTTAAAGACAGAAGAGAAGCTTATAAAAGCAGCCTATTGGCTTCAAAGCTTTCATGAAGTTTGGTTGCATTAAAAAGACACCTGCCTGAGTGACTTTTAAAACTCCTGAATGAAAAGAAAGTCCATTTTCAGCTAACGTAGAACTTCATAAGAAGCAGAGATATCTGATTCAAATTGCTTAGAACCAGCTAAGCAAATTCCACACAagcacactcacacacacacagattgAGTGAGCCAGTCTCCATGCCTGACTCAGGGCTAGTTGTTTGTTCTCTTCCGTCCATCCTAGCTCTACTTCTGATCTTCATTCTCGTCAAACGAAAGAAAAGCAGACTCAATCTCCCACCAGGcaaattgggctggccttttctTGGTGAAACTATTGGCTATCTTAAGCCTTACTCTGCTACTTCAATTGGAAACTTCATGGAGCAACACATATCAAGGTAAAATCACACACATCAACAAAATAAAGACTTCAAAACCGAAGTACCATGTTCTGTTCTATACAAAATATAGCACTTAAAAAGCTAAAGCTCTTACTCATTCTGCAGGTATGGAAAAATTTATAAGTCTAACTTGTTTGGAGAGCCAACAATAGTTTCGGCAGATGCTGGGCTAAATAGATTCATCTTACAAAACGAAGGAAGATTATTTGAATGCAGCTATCCTAGAAGCATAGGTGGAATTCTAGGAAAATGGTCTATGTTGGTATTAGTTGGAGACATGCATAGAGACATGAGGAGTATCTCACTCAACTTCTTGAGCCATGCCAGGCTTAGAACCCATCTATTGAGAGAGGTGGAGAAGCATACCTTGTTTGTACTCAGCTCCTGGAAAGAGAATTCTGTATTTTCAGCACAAGATGAAGCcaagaaggtaaaaaaaaagtgtaaaagtaGTATGTTGTTGTATTCAAAaagacaaatttattaattggaTCATCTTAGCTTATTAACTAGAATTGCAGTTTACCTTCAATTTAATGGCAAAACATATCATGAGCATGGATCCTGGAGTTCCTGAAACTGAGCAGCTTAAGAAAGAATATGTTACCTTTATGAAAGGAGTTGTGTCTGCTCCTTTGAATTTTCCTGGGACTGCATATAGAAGGGCCTTACAGGTAATTGTTCATTTTAGCCCATTGGACTATAATTCTGAATGTTTAATTTAATACAAAGTCTTGGTTTTTTCACTTGCTTCTTCTTGTTTGATATATACTCTGCCTGCTTCACAGTCTCGATCAACTATCCTGAAGTTTATTGAGCACAAAATGGAAGATAGAATAGAGAAAATGAGGGAGGGGAGAGAAACTTTGGATGATGATGATCTTCTTGGATGGGTCTTGAAGCATTCTAATCTTTCCACTGAACAAATTCTTGACTTGATTCTGAGCTTACTCTTTGCTGGCCATGAAACTTCATCAGTAGCCATAGCTTTAGCTATATACTTCTTGCAAGGTTGTCCTAATGCTATTCAACAACTAAGAGTAAGTATATACCTTCTTGGAggcatttatttttaagttttatggtATCATTTTTAAagtcttttttgtgtgtgtattcaGGAAGAGCACCATGAAATTGCAAGTGCCAAAAAGCAATTAGGagaaattgaattgaattgggATGACTACAAGAAAATGGAATTCACACAATGTGTAAGCTTTCTCAgaagtattaaaataatattgtacTAAAATTATTGGAACTTACAAATGAAATTatctattaaaatataatatatatatatatatatatatatttatattctgTGTCTCGTGAAGGTTATTAGTGAGACACTGAGGCTTGGTAATGTAGTGAGGTTTCTCCACAGAAAGGCATTAAAAGATGTTCGGTATAGAGGTAGGACAAGTCACATAAAATTAGTGTTTTCAATGAATGATTGCCGGAATCTGACccggtttgaatttttttttttctttttgagttttaaaaattgtttttttcattCTGTTTGAAAGGTTATGACATTCCATGTGGATGGAAAGTGCTTCCGGTGATATCAGCCGTGCATTTGGATCCTTTACTTTTTGACCAGCCTCAACAATTCAATCCATGGAGATGGCAGGTCAGTACTGAGAGCCTTTGACAGCATGCCTTCCATGatgaacatcatttttttattactactattatattttggtaaaaaaaaattattaaatagaaTAGAGGGAAACAAAAGCTGAATAGGTTTTGATTAAGCAGAGGTCCCCCAGGCACTTTCATTGGTTTATTGCTGTGGCTCTCACTGGCAAGAATTGGATGATTGGTTGTAGACCCacttttgataatttgattctCTGCCAATTTATTAATGTCTGAGAACGGTGGATTGCtgtcaaaattaattaagtagatttagttttgtttcCCGTTTTGTTATTTTGGTTTTCTTGACAATGATAACAGAGAATCCAACACTGCTCCTTAACTGTTGAAAACTTCATTACGGTTATGTTTATTAGATTATTTGGTCAAATTCCAACAGATAAAGTTCATTAAATACTTGCacattaacattaaaaaataaagtaaattcAAAGTTCATCAAAGGTTAACAGGCACTTAAATAGAGCCGATGTGGTTAACTTTTAGCCAACTTTATAGGGTGTAGAGCTGATAGAGAGATAATTTTTAGCCAACTTTACTGAGAATAGAGCTATTAgagggttttctttttaaatttcgCTTGtcattttaaaagtatttttagttttgttatttaattcATACCTATTTTCTATTAGTTGGGCCCACAATAACTCATCCTTAACCAATAACATTTTCCCTAAAATGAATATCTTCGCATAATTGAATGATGAGGAGAATAAAACCAAAGCAAATAGACTCTAGCTAGTACCGTTTATGAGTAGAAGAATAACAGAATAGAATAGGAGAAGAAAAGGGTATTGTAACATTCTATAAAAGCCGTTCATATCTGTCTGCATTTAGGATAAGGCATCAAGATAGTTACAAAGGCATGCTACGATCTCATGGATTTCCTTCCTGATGAACTGTCATGATCAATGAACCAATGTTTCACACTGTACGGCCACTGGCCTCACAAGTTGtgatcatctctctctctctctctggtctGCGTGCGTGTGGGGGGGCCTGGGGTTTGACATGATTAAAGCCCATGTGGATGTGGGGTTCTCACATGCACGTGCATGAGTGCTTTTTCCCTGTGGGCCATTTCACAAACTGGTCCTAACCAAATTCtaaaaaagataaagggaaaaagagaaaacttGGTTGGAGAtattttagggtttgtttgatataaaaaaaaaatggaattatGTAGTTTGATAAATCACATAAGTGaatgtgttttcaaaaaattataatgcaATGGTTCAAATGAGTCGGAGAAATTTTTTCCAAcctattatttgatttttttctaaTCTATTATGTGACAGTTTAAATGATTCATTATGTTATCTAAACAATTCATATGACTATAAATATACATAAACATTCATTTAAGTATTCATGTaaggaataaggaaaaaaaatgttcattattttttttaaagcaatctATTTTTATAGTATATcaaattgatatcttctaaattactaattatgaaaataaaactaaacaGGCCCTTACTTTCTAAAGCATAAAAGCTAATTAAAGGTGGAGAAGAGCATGGAACTCTGCAAATTAATAAggattatattattaataaatatagtGCGACAATGATGAAATGCCCATAAGATGAGTCTGGCAAATTATTATTCTCAAAGTTGTTAACCTCATCTTCATTTATAGAATACCACAATTTTTTGAGAATGGTGTTAGAATTACTATTAActtttgttcatcaaaaaagaattgCTACTAACTTTTTAGCAtttgtctctcttttctttaattGTAATAGTTAGAAAGgcattttcctttatttgaaCCAAGTATAACTTGCCACACGTGAGTGTCCACATATATTTTCCTCAATTAGTATCATCTTTTCAATCTAGAGAGTGACAAAGCTTGTGTTTTATAGTGTTAGTGTTAACGTACCCTTGAGGGAAAAAGACAGCCTCTTGTTTAGTATATTGGATATTCGGAAGTAAATTTGGTACCTGTCTATTCTGTCATCGTAATCCGTAAGCTGAGCCCTATCTCAAACGAGTCTTTGATCAATAGTTCCTGAACTTGTGTCGTTCGGTTTTTTATTAACTAGTTCCTATCAGTAGGGTTCTGTGTAACCCGTGTGCCCTTCTTGTGAGCGTAGCCACAAGTGTCTAGCTAGTGGAGTACTGTATTGTGATACAATAAAGAAAGTGAATAGTAGATATAATTATtgggttcaaacttcaaacttcaaacttaaaacaGAAACTCTCTCGTATAGCGTGATCTCACTTGGAAAATTTAGGACATAGAAGAAAGAGACAATTACGAAAATTTGTCTCAAAAGGACCATGAAACACAGCGGTAGAGATTGAAAGTTATTAATCTTTGTCAGAGTCGTTGCTAGAAAGATCgatatatgtttttcttttttctttctctctctctttgataaTCAGTCTTCTATTTATGTTGACATGGCATGTAATGATTGAAATAGTGTCATTTCTCTTAGATAGTTAGATATATTAATTACTAACaccatattttttattctccaaTAAAAACATACAAATCATATATGCAGTTGTAAAATAATGTTGTGTTTTTAGACTTATCAATGAATGTTAGACTCATCTTCTATGAATTAagattattatttaaacattatGATAAAAAGTTGTTTAAACATTCATTTGCTATATTATTGAAGTTCGCAAATCACATTCGTTATTAAATCTATTCataaatattgtataataaatttGATAGTAGCTTTAACATTTTTCTATGGTTCATTCCCGTCATGATATTGAGCAGAATAATGCGACGCCGGGATCTTCATCATCTGGTTGCCCTAGCATGACAAGTAGTAACAACTTCTTGCCATTTGGGGGCGGACCGCGACTCTGCACCGGATCAGAATTAGCAAAACTAGAAATGGCAGTTTTCATCCACCATCTAGTCCTCAACTACCACTGGGAATTAGCTGATATAGATCAAGCTTTTGCCTTCCCCTTTGTTGATTTTCCGAAAGGCTTACCAATCAGAGTCCGACACTACACTTTCATATAGTTAATAAAAGACAAAGAGCCCATGCATGATTAAACGATAAAAACAGACCCTTCCTTCAGTCTCAGCCATAGCCTTTCATGGTGGacgtattaaaaaaaaagcaagaagaGACGACGTGATTGAGTTCTTGGATTTTCCGACGGCTTAATGTAAGTTATTTTGGCATTATTATGTAAGCTCACATGAACAGAAAGGAagacaaagaaaatgaaagtacACAAGACAAGATCCTAGGACCACATATTCCTCTTCCTCCCCCGACCccttaaattgtaaatttattgtCCTCTAGTCCCTCGATCTATGTTGGGACTTGGGAGTAAttgtattcatttttaaatatatattatatatggttTTCCTTTAATTAGACGTACTTTTCTGTATCATCCAAATATGATTTGTGTctttcatcaatatatatatatatatatatatatatgaatgattTGTGTCTTATTGCGTTTGATTGAAAGACAAGGGAATCCTAAGAATCTATAATAGAAGATATGGCATAGTGATAGGTCTATTCAGTactgttataatttttttttttttaattttgctaaAGTGCTGTTAGAATTTATTGAGACATATATAACTCCGATAATAgatagtatataatatattggaTTTGAATTGTACCTAAAATTGTAGATAATAGGTCATTTTTGGCATTCAATAATATACCCAACATTAAGCTAtgtattattaatattattccATATAATTTTTCCCTCGTTGCCTTTTCCTAGAAGCAAACAATGGCCTTGACGTTTGACATGcatattgatgatgcaaaaCCCTCTCGCTTAGCAATAACATTGCTACCTGCAAGAGGAGGCGAGGAGTCTTGAGCTAAAAGTTGGAAATATTGCACAAAATAATAACTGTTGTGATTACgtgaacaagaacaagaagcaaAACAATATTTGTCTAATgagcgcgcgcacacacacatatatatatatgaataattatatatacttaCAAACCAGATGAATGCAGAATGATCAATGTAGATCTGATCAAGATTAGTGTTTGACACTAATTCCTTGAAACAGATTTCACCTCTCACATTATCTTTAGTCTTTACTGGTGCTTTTGAGACTTATATATGGATGTTTGCCTCTTAGAATACAATGATTAACAACACAcaaaagaagcccaacaatTTCCATGCAAAGCAAATAAAATTATGCCTTCTTCTTTATGAATgactatccaaaaaaaaaaccttaaaaaaaccttttaaaacttttttttttaattactaaaaTGAGATAAAGAAATCTTATTTATAGACACACTTgcacttatttaaaaaatgtgcaATAGCAAACCGCCTATTGTTCCATTGTGTTTCGGACGAGCCAAATAGAAAtgcacaaattaaataaaaaataataagttgataCTAGGACTTTGCCCAACACTGACACGCGCACTCGTGCCCACGCCAACCAAGTCCAGCTTACCTCAACTCAGTGAGGTGAAACACATACATTTGCGGTGGAAGGTCCACTGGTTATGTCATTCCCTTCCACTAAAGTGGAGTGCCTCTTGGGGCTCAACCCAATACTCAAGTTATATATAAACTCATCATTAATTTAAACTATGTTCAACAAACATTTAGGAGTCGATATCTCATTcactttttcataattttactGTTTTGGACGAGTGGTCACATTATATAATGTTAACTCCTCGTACAGAAAAATAACTCCCAACTTGGATACACCTCAAAGGATGTGTGAATTCACTTTAATTTTGGCTCATAGATAGCCACCCAAATACTTGCAAAAACCATTTAGGAGTCAATTTTTCATTCACTCTTTAGTAGTTTTGACGTTTTAGACGAGTGATCGCATCACATGATATTAATCTCCTCACAGAGGAGAAGGCCTCCCAACTTGGATCTACCTCAAAGGATATGTGAGTCCATTATAATTTTGGCTCAAAGATAGCCACCAAAATACTTGCAAAAATCATTGAAGAGTCAATTTCTCATTCACTCTTTAATAGTTTTTCCATATTAGACGAGTGGTCACATCACACGATGTAAATCTCCTCATGGAGGAGAATACCACCCAACTCAGATCCACCTCAAAGGAAGTGTTAGTCCATTTTAATTTTGGCTCAAAAATAGCCACCCAAATACTTGCAAAAACCATTTAAGGAGTTAGCTTCTTATTCACTCTTTAATAGTTTTGTTGTTTTAGATGAGTGGTCACATAACATTATGTTAATCTCCTCATGAAGGAGAATCTTCTAACTTGGATCTGCTTCAAAAGATGTGTGAGTCCACTTCAATTTTAGCTCAAAGATAGCCACTCAAATATTTGCAAAAACCATTTAGGAATCAATTTCTCATTCattctttaattaatttttttttagatgagtGGTTACATCACCTGATATTAATCTCCTCACGGAAGAGAATACCTCCTAACTTGGATCTGCCTCACAGGATGTGAGTCCACTTTAATTTTTGCTCAAAGAAGGCCACCCAAATACTTACAAAAGCCAtttaggagttaatttctcATTTACTCTTTAATAGTTTTGTTGTTTTAGACAAGTGGTCACATCACATTATGCTAATCTCCTCACAGAGGAGAATACCTCCCAACTTAGATCCATCTATAAGAATGTGTGAATCCACTTTAATTTTGGATCAAGATAGCCATCCAAATACTTGTAAAATCCATTTTTCCTAACACCACACATAATCAGGAAACTGCTCCCTGCAAAAGTGTCGGTTATAATTATCAGCGTTATAATTTGGTTGGAATGGTCTTCCTCCATCTAAATTGGTGCTCATTGCGAATTGATgcttattattagtattatttatttccCTTATGAAGCTGTGACATAGTTTGATTAGTTCCCAATGTCTTGTTGAAGGACCCAACTGTCATGGCCAACAAAATAGCTAGGGAACTGCAATGCAAAATAGAATTGAAACTGAGATGGAAATTAAGGCTAGTTTGTCGTCTAGGCAGCAGTCTCGTATATTTCTATCTTCCCCCCTTGAGAAAAAGttcaaaagattttaaaaagttcttGGTTGGTACTTGGTACCATATCTTTGATTGCTTTTGGGACCCCTTCCCATTTGCTCATCTACTCCCATACGCCTCTCATTTTCACATACCTTCGTggttctttattaaaaaatagaaaaatcgCAAGTGGATTCACTCAATAGTCAATAGTCCACCGACCAGTCTCAGTAATCAACCAAGCACAATTGGAAGAATTGAAACAGTAGGTCTaatatttttctcaacaaaaacaaaacagagaGAGTAGAAGATCTAGTTAATAAGAATTCATTATTGTCACGGGTCCATGAAGTAGTAGAAGACCCGCAATCGAATTTCATCAAGGTCTTGGCAGTGGGGCTCGAATTTTCTTGATTGACAATAAGAAATCAAGAATGTCGTTTACAATTTTCGATCGCTACTCGGTCTCCTTTGGCGGCTCAATTGGTTACTTTGCGACTTTTTAATTCCATTTGTATTCCCAATCTTGATGTGCACTCCAAAATTCCTACCACCAAAGAATTTGCCCTTTCCAAAGTATCAGATATGTTCTATGaataattttgtgaaaattgagCAGTGTTTggatatgtgattttttttttttttgagaagtcgTCCCTGGGATTTGGGAGAGGTGTTTGGATATGTGATTGAACCCAATtgagacatatatatatagagttacCACTTACCACCGCATGGTACGTCTAGGCAATGTTATATGTATGATTACTCTCAAATGTAAAATATCAGGTGGAATATATTCCATccaaaatagtaaagaaaaaaaaaatctaactctCCAAGGCATGGGAACCAGCATTGGTTTGCCTTTTAATATAAGAGAAGAAATGAGTTCGTAACGAACCCACAATTAATAGACTTAGTTTCTTTAACAAGATGTCCTGCGGGCGAGAGAGAAGATTGAAGAGTTCCCCCGCACAAAAAGGACCTTAACAACAACTTCATAGTCACCATGAGTTggcaatttatatatatatatatatatatttgaccatgctaaaataaaaaattgaacaccttaactctaaatttttttaaaacccacttGAAATAAGCTTAAATATGAtctttttaacaatattttgatatttttaaacacacacaaaaaaaccaacaacaaaccaattttatctaaaatatgGGGAATATATAGTAAGCCcaacaacaaatttaaaataaactaatagaaAATTCATAGTTTACGTTGTATTTTCAATGTAAGATTTACATTGTTTTTAAACAAATGTGTacaatattgtatattttttgcaaatatgTACAGTATAATAAGCtacaatgtaaattttacattgattctaatttctaaacaaATGTGTATAGTATAATTGTCTACAATGTAAATCTTACATTGATGGTacaatataaacatataattatcctaaactaatagataaagtattttaagcaataataattaaaattcacttgacaacaataattaatatattcattgtattaagaaaaaaatatgtcaaatgaacctatagtttattttttattctattgcTAATACGTAcaaatttgtaatataaaaaCATGTAAACTGCAAGATTCATCTCTTATTCAAGATGCATCTTCTTACTTACCCCTCtcccccccctcccaaaaaaaaaatcatggagcTGCCATTGAGAGTCACCTTCAAATAGAGCTCTTCTAGCTGCCAACATTTTCAATGTCCCCTCCGATGAAGGTAGAGATATTTTCTAAGATAAACCTGTCATTACTTCACCATTCCCATTAATTTCTGATTACAACACtgatatagtttattttttattcaattgctAATATGAACAAATTTGTAATATGGAAACCATGCAATCTGCAAGATTCATCTCTTACTCGACGCATCTTCTTACTGACCTgccctctcaaaaaaaatcctggagccgccactgagAGTTACCTTCAAATAGAGCTCTTCTAGCTGCCAACATTTTCAATGTCCCCTCCAATGAAGGTAGAGATATTTTCTCTGATAAACCTGCCATTACTTCACCATTTCTATTAATTTCTAATTACAACACTGATCCCGCTGCATTTGCATATATATGCAAAATTTGCCCCATCAAAGTTAGTCTTCAGCTCGTGGAAGGTTGGAGGTTTCCACTTAATGTTGGCTGGgggtttgaatttaattaaaaaaaaacctaaagtACTACAGTCAAaaaattgtacctaagttttaagccctgaaaatataaataaaacaaatgaatGGCAAGTCCCTATAAAGTTATGGTGAATTTGCAATCTGAAGATTAATTATCTACTCTTCCAAGCACTCAGTTGTTCAATTATGTATCAAATTTACTTTTGGACCAAATGGAACATTCAGTCCCAAGGGAATGACATATTTCCGTATCTCTTCAACACTTTCAAtcacctctatatatatatatatatataattacgtTGGTAATTCGATTCAGTGCTTTCCTCATATATAGAAACCGATCGACTAGCAAGACCAATTCTTTAGTGTGTTATATTAGTTACGTAAAAGGtcgaatccaaaaaaaaaaaaaagttacgtAAAAGGTCTTAATTGCATGCACTATTCCAATTTCTATAATATCATGGACAAGGCCAACGGCCCATGAATCAAATAATTCCTCACCTAAGGTATGTCCTAGTTAGGTTTCCTTTCGCTTTCCAGTATTCTTTAGTTACGTTCCTTCTCGATGTGATTAATGGGTTTCTGACATTTTTCCGTTAATATTGCTTCTGTCCTAGTCATATAGATATATAGGTCTGTTCCCCTGTATGGTACGGGAAGCAAGCACGTTATGGATTTGATTGTGGGTTCCAAAAATTACTGTAGATCTACTCTACTGACCAAAGCGTCAACACAGCACAATTCTTATCACTTTCCTCAAATCAAATCCTGTTTCATAAATAAATCATGATTTCATAGATGGTCTCTCCCCATGTGGTATGGGAAGCAGTACGTCGGTGATTTGAATTGTGGGTTCTAAAGAAACTGTAGGAGAATGAAGAGCTACTGACCAAAGCGTCATCTCAATGTACAGTATAGTAACTTCCCTTGTCATTTTCATTTCTGGTGATTAATGGCTATATATGCATGGGAAAGCTTGAAAATGAAGTCTGTCTCTTTTCTATAGTGGAGCGAGTAGAACTGTAGAACTGTGTAATGTGTCCCCTTTGCACATTGCACAAAATAATTAGCTTTAATAATGAGTAACCCATGTATGGAAAAGTTTGGCAGTACCCGATCCATATGTACCATATATCGCACATGGTCCTCGTCTCATCAACGACAAGGAAAGGAAGAAGCGTTCTTAATGTTATTCTTAGGCATTTTAGTTTACAAAAAATTCACGAAGTATATGTATATCTTcttgactttcttttttttaattatttggatttttgtttttcttcttgatcTAAATTGTAAACTAATATTGTCGGTATTATTAAACTAATTCACATAAGATTGTGCCGATCGACaaaaataagtagttttttcctttcctgtttttgttaattttatatagttatatataaattatacttcatccacacacacatatatatatatatatatatatatgattgaataaatattcatatataatgaggttgctttttttttttttctttttgtgctttcttttcaaataatatattaatatcgTTTGAAT
It encodes:
- the LOC142623494 gene encoding cholesterol 22-monohydroxylase CYP90B51: MPDSGLVVCSLPSILALLLIFILVKRKKSRLNLPPGKLGWPFLGETIGYLKPYSATSIGNFMEQHISRYGKIYKSNLFGEPTIVSADAGLNRFILQNEGRLFECSYPRSIGGILGKWSMLVLVGDMHRDMRSISLNFLSHARLRTHLLREVEKHTLFVLSSWKENSVFSAQDEAKKFTFNLMAKHIMSMDPGVPETEQLKKEYVTFMKGVVSAPLNFPGTAYRRALQSRSTILKFIEHKMEDRIEKMREGRETLDDDDLLGWVLKHSNLSTEQILDLILSLLFAGHETSSVAIALAIYFLQGCPNAIQQLREEHHEIASAKKQLGEIELNWDDYKKMEFTQCVISETLRLGNVVRFLHRKALKDVRYRGYDIPCGWKVLPVISAVHLDPLLFDQPQQFNPWRWQNNATPGSSSSGCPSMTSSNNFLPFGGGPRLCTGSELAKLEMAVFIHHLVLNYHWELADIDQAFAFPFVDFPKGLPIRVRHYTFI